A region from the Streptosporangium sp. NBC_01756 genome encodes:
- a CDS encoding 4-epi-cubebol synthase, translated as MNPYVEQVDKETLEWLIDSRMLQDEDSVERYRQAKYGWLSARTYPYAEHDALRLVTDWCVWLFAFDDVFCESDRCAADMARELPRFHAVLDDMEAGQQVDDVFAKALLEIKGRIAALGDADQLDRWRSLTKEYLSAQVWEAANRENEVVPPLADYIFMRRRTGAMLTVFALIDIASGCRLTPHEWRHPAIRAITESANDVVVWDNDLISYAKESGGGNSCNNLVNVLARHRRYSRQRAMETVGRMRNRAIADMVAARPSLEALGSEAVLAYVRGLEFWISGSVDYSLTSSRYTDAWRQHSPEASPH; from the coding sequence GTGAACCCCTACGTCGAGCAGGTCGACAAAGAGACCCTCGAATGGCTCATCGACTCGCGGATGCTCCAGGACGAGGACTCGGTGGAGCGCTACCGGCAGGCGAAATACGGATGGCTGTCGGCCAGGACGTATCCCTACGCCGAGCACGACGCGCTCCGCCTGGTGACCGACTGGTGCGTCTGGCTGTTCGCCTTCGACGACGTCTTCTGCGAGTCGGACCGGTGCGCCGCGGACATGGCCCGCGAACTGCCCCGCTTCCACGCCGTCCTGGACGACATGGAAGCGGGCCAGCAGGTCGACGACGTGTTCGCGAAGGCGTTGCTGGAGATCAAAGGCAGGATCGCCGCCCTCGGCGACGCCGACCAGCTCGACCGCTGGCGCAGTCTCACCAAGGAATATCTCTCCGCCCAGGTCTGGGAGGCGGCCAACCGCGAGAACGAGGTGGTTCCGCCCCTGGCCGACTACATCTTCATGCGGCGGCGAACCGGAGCGATGCTCACCGTCTTCGCCCTCATCGACATCGCCAGCGGTTGCCGGCTCACCCCCCACGAGTGGCGCCACCCGGCGATACGGGCGATAACCGAGAGCGCCAACGACGTCGTCGTCTGGGACAACGACCTCATCTCCTACGCCAAGGAGAGCGGCGGGGGCAACTCCTGCAACAACCTGGTGAACGTGCTCGCCAGGCACCGGCGCTACTCCAGGCAGCGGGCCATGGAGACGGTCGGCCGGATGCGCAACCGGGCCATCGCCGACATGGTGGCGGCCCGCCCCTCGCTGGAGGCGCTCGGCTCGGAGGCGGTGCTCGCCTACGTGCGCGGCCTGGAGTTCTGGATCAGCGGAAGCGTCGACTACTCGCTGACCAGCTCCCGCTACACGGACGCCTGGCGGCAGCACTCTCCGGAGGCGTCCCCTCACTGA
- a CDS encoding ankyrin repeat domain-containing protein, translated as MDSMQPDPELEEFATRLFDLARTGQTDRLRAYVEAGVPANLSNDSGDTLLMLAAYHGHPETVRALTALGADPGRANDRGQTPLSGAVFKKEPEVIRALLSAGADPDAGTPSAREAARIFGQDEYLSWFSPDSDV; from the coding sequence ATGGATTCCATGCAGCCTGACCCGGAGCTGGAGGAGTTCGCGACCCGACTGTTCGACCTGGCCAGGACCGGTCAGACCGATCGGCTCCGCGCGTACGTGGAGGCCGGAGTCCCGGCCAACCTGTCCAACGACAGCGGGGACACCCTGCTGATGCTCGCCGCCTATCACGGACACCCGGAAACGGTCCGTGCGCTGACCGCTCTGGGCGCCGACCCGGGGCGGGCGAACGACCGGGGGCAGACGCCGCTGTCCGGCGCGGTCTTCAAGAAGGAGCCGGAGGTGATCAGGGCACTCCTTTCGGCCGGCGCCGATCCGGACGCGGGCACCCCCTCGGCGAGGGAGGCGGCCCGGATTTTCGGACAGGACGAATACCTCAGTTGGTTCAGCCCTGATTCGGACGTCTGA
- a CDS encoding tyrosine-protein phosphatase yields MNDFTRWIDLEGAVNVRDLGGLATVDGGTTRFGRVYRSDNLQGLTERDVELLVGELRLRHVIDLRSGTEVFLEGPGPLTAVPEISIHHLTLFAEGGRHTDVEADRGDRIDADRVLPWQERNEEDLAELKVTGFYYNYLRDRPDSVLAALRAMAHDDGAAVVHCAAGKDRTGVVCALALEVAGATREAIVTDYVATGDRLEGILARLRSSATYRDDLDSRPADDHRPRRKYIEQFLRVLDDRFGGPLPWLASQGWTESDAGALRSRLRD; encoded by the coding sequence ATGAACGACTTCACGCGATGGATCGATCTTGAAGGTGCCGTCAACGTACGCGACCTCGGCGGGCTCGCGACGGTGGACGGCGGGACCACGCGCTTCGGCCGGGTGTACCGGTCGGACAACCTGCAGGGACTGACGGAGCGCGACGTCGAGCTCCTGGTCGGCGAGCTCAGGCTCCGTCATGTCATCGACCTGCGCTCCGGCACCGAGGTGTTCCTGGAGGGCCCCGGGCCGCTCACGGCGGTGCCGGAGATCAGCATTCACCACCTCACCCTGTTCGCCGAGGGAGGCAGGCACACCGACGTCGAGGCCGACCGGGGCGACCGGATCGACGCCGACCGGGTGCTGCCCTGGCAGGAGCGGAACGAGGAGGATCTGGCCGAGCTCAAGGTGACCGGGTTCTACTACAACTACCTGCGTGACCGCCCCGACTCGGTGCTGGCCGCGCTGCGCGCCATGGCGCACGACGATGGTGCCGCCGTCGTGCACTGCGCGGCGGGCAAGGACCGCACCGGGGTCGTCTGCGCCCTGGCGCTGGAGGTCGCCGGAGCCACTCGGGAGGCGATCGTCACCGACTACGTCGCGACGGGAGACCGGCTGGAGGGCATCCTGGCCCGGCTGCGTTCCAGCGCCACCTACCGCGACGATCTCGACTCCCGCCCGGCCGACGACCATCGGCCCCGCCGGAAATACATCGAGCAGTTCCTCAGGGTGCTCGACGACCGTTTCGGCGGACCCCTACCCTGGCTCGCCTCCCAGGGGTGGACCGAGTCCGACGCCGGAGCGCTCCGCTCCCGCCTGCGCGACTGA
- a CDS encoding M6 family metalloprotease domain-containing protein: MTRPPRLLKALIAAVVLIPIGIASLPAAAEPSPEPEHPWRLNQWPQTQPWQRDEPAATLRSKPGGPVPIDPQDWKNPDHMTWADYRKPPGTNWADPAAKGSTRTFRGALVLLDYPNQPFVVTRPQGSTVFKNPSAEAHDIPREKVAQFYKDFLNTPNELNRGHTIHEYWMEDSGGRYGVDLTSFGPYQMPGKSHEYAMEFQGGTACPAGDSCEKDIRTDGRAAWVGAEGQEIPAGFDFVFYLSAGQDESATWQEFGPIKFPTKEAVTDDFGPPDPALPNWAETRYVDWTSWASASSLWPNAGGGSSTQAESSGQGVYAHELSHILGIGDNYNNPFGVPPRRAYTGIWEMLSRGSFNGPGGPHSRWSIPPTGGGSMGAQHMLRNKIKLAMVDEQNVLRLSRGALAESGLVVAKVTARVAQPGPTGLSGVNIAFGDGDRSPACTVATDPFCDGGGYDNYTVEVVDRMGADSFTPDSGVLLAKTKNADRAPFEWVVDANPQDIGMTDYVLPDGTAVPITIGDYRQLSDALFHAGTDSGSEYEYVDEANRLHFYVLDVQRDRKGILSYTVAVRSLDGAGPQKRGLKLLPAAGIPDGKGLSSCRFPLFNTGRSAAAQGQHPEDVSAYLKSDVYRLSATVAGKGWTASLPNRLVAADFGKQAPVAVKAQQASGGSRLAKVTLTATSESDPSKTAQATCHVIGR, translated from the coding sequence GTGACTCGTCCCCCCAGGTTGCTGAAAGCACTGATCGCAGCGGTGGTGCTGATCCCCATCGGCATCGCCTCCCTCCCCGCCGCCGCCGAGCCCTCGCCCGAGCCGGAACACCCCTGGCGCCTGAACCAGTGGCCCCAGACCCAGCCGTGGCAGCGGGACGAACCCGCCGCCACGCTGCGGTCCAAGCCCGGCGGCCCGGTTCCGATCGACCCGCAGGACTGGAAGAACCCGGACCACATGACGTGGGCCGACTACCGGAAACCGCCCGGCACCAACTGGGCCGACCCCGCGGCCAAGGGCTCCACGAGGACCTTCCGCGGCGCACTGGTCCTGCTGGACTATCCCAACCAGCCGTTCGTGGTCACCCGGCCGCAGGGCTCGACGGTCTTCAAGAATCCCAGCGCCGAGGCCCACGACATCCCACGCGAGAAGGTCGCCCAGTTCTACAAGGACTTCCTCAACACCCCCAACGAGCTCAACCGCGGCCACACCATCCACGAGTACTGGATGGAGGACTCCGGGGGCCGTTACGGCGTCGACCTGACCTCCTTCGGCCCGTACCAGATGCCGGGCAAGTCCCACGAGTACGCGATGGAGTTCCAGGGAGGCACCGCCTGCCCGGCGGGCGACAGCTGCGAAAAGGACATCAGGACCGACGGCCGGGCCGCGTGGGTCGGCGCCGAGGGCCAGGAGATCCCCGCCGGATTCGACTTCGTCTTCTATCTGAGCGCGGGCCAGGACGAGTCGGCCACCTGGCAGGAGTTCGGGCCGATCAAGTTCCCGACCAAGGAGGCGGTGACCGACGACTTCGGCCCGCCGGACCCGGCTCTGCCCAACTGGGCCGAGACCCGGTACGTGGACTGGACCTCCTGGGCCTCGGCCTCCTCCCTCTGGCCCAACGCCGGAGGGGGGTCGTCCACCCAGGCGGAAAGCTCGGGCCAGGGCGTCTACGCCCACGAGCTCAGCCACATCCTGGGCATCGGCGACAACTACAACAACCCGTTCGGGGTGCCGCCGCGCCGCGCCTACACCGGTATCTGGGAGATGCTCAGCCGGGGTAGCTTCAACGGACCAGGTGGCCCGCACAGCCGCTGGTCGATCCCGCCCACCGGGGGCGGATCCATGGGCGCCCAGCACATGCTCCGCAACAAGATCAAGCTTGCGATGGTGGACGAGCAGAACGTGCTGCGCCTGTCCCGCGGGGCGCTGGCGGAGTCCGGTCTCGTGGTGGCCAAGGTGACCGCCCGGGTGGCCCAGCCGGGGCCGACCGGCCTGTCCGGGGTCAACATCGCCTTCGGCGACGGCGACCGCAGCCCCGCCTGCACCGTCGCGACGGACCCGTTCTGCGACGGCGGCGGGTACGACAACTACACCGTCGAGGTCGTCGACCGGATGGGCGCCGACTCCTTCACCCCCGACTCCGGCGTGCTGCTGGCCAAGACGAAGAACGCCGACCGCGCGCCCTTCGAGTGGGTCGTCGACGCCAACCCCCAGGACATCGGCATGACCGACTACGTCCTGCCCGACGGCACCGCCGTACCCATCACCATCGGCGACTACCGGCAGCTGTCGGACGCCCTGTTCCACGCGGGCACCGACTCCGGATCCGAGTACGAGTATGTGGACGAGGCCAACCGGCTCCACTTCTACGTCCTCGACGTGCAGCGCGACCGCAAGGGCATCCTGTCCTACACGGTGGCCGTCCGTTCCCTGGACGGCGCCGGGCCGCAGAAACGCGGCCTCAAGCTGCTCCCCGCCGCCGGTATCCCCGACGGCAAGGGGCTGTCCTCCTGCCGTTTCCCGTTGTTCAACACCGGTAGGTCCGCCGCCGCCCAGGGGCAGCACCCCGAAGACGTGAGCGCATACCTCAAGAGCGACGTCTACCGGCTCTCGGCCACCGTCGCGGGCAAGGGCTGGACGGCCTCGCTGCCGAACCGGCTCGTGGCCGCGGACTTCGGAAAGCAGGCACCGGTGGCCGTCAAGGCCCAGCAGGCCTCCGGCGGCAGCCGGCTGGCCAAGGTCACGCTGACCGCGACCTCCGAAAGTGACCCGTCCAAGACCGCCCAGGCCACCTGCCACGTGATCGGCCGGTAG
- a CDS encoding Gfo/Idh/MocA family oxidoreductase gives MTDVRVGLIGYGVAGAFFHAPLIAATPGLRLSTVVTGSPERAAEVRQKYGARVVGDAAELWDVSDLVVVASPNRTHVPLAEAALKAGLPVVVDKPLAATAAQAHALVRLAHDLGLMLTVFQNRRWDGDFLTVARLISSGELGTVNRLESRFERWRPTPKGGWRELGGADEVGGLLYDLGSHLVDQALRLLGPVTHVYAESDIRRAGVASDDDTFIALTHAGGARSQLWASAVAPRLGPRFRVLGSEAGYLKYGLDVQEDRLRAGLTPDSPGFGEDPRERWGTLGTDDAHRPVRTEPGDYLAFYAAVAAALRDGTPPPVDPEEVVEALTVLEAARRSAAEHQVVAL, from the coding sequence GTGACTGACGTCCGCGTCGGCCTCATCGGGTACGGCGTGGCCGGGGCGTTCTTCCACGCCCCGCTGATCGCCGCGACCCCGGGGCTCCGCCTGTCCACCGTGGTGACCGGCAGTCCCGAGCGGGCCGCCGAAGTGCGGCAGAAGTACGGCGCGCGGGTCGTCGGCGACGCCGCCGAGCTGTGGGACGTGAGCGACCTCGTCGTGGTCGCCTCGCCCAACCGCACCCATGTCCCGCTGGCCGAGGCCGCCCTGAAGGCGGGCCTGCCGGTCGTGGTGGACAAACCGCTGGCGGCGACCGCGGCCCAGGCCCATGCCCTGGTACGGCTGGCGCACGATCTCGGCCTGATGCTGACCGTGTTCCAGAACCGGCGCTGGGACGGCGACTTCCTGACGGTCGCGCGGCTGATCTCCTCCGGAGAGCTCGGCACGGTGAACCGGCTGGAGTCACGGTTCGAGCGCTGGCGTCCCACCCCGAAGGGGGGCTGGCGCGAGCTCGGCGGCGCCGACGAGGTCGGCGGCCTCCTCTACGACCTCGGCAGCCATCTGGTCGACCAGGCCCTGCGCCTGCTCGGTCCGGTCACCCACGTCTACGCCGAGTCCGACATCCGCCGCGCCGGGGTCGCCTCCGACGACGACACCTTCATCGCCCTCACCCACGCCGGCGGCGCCCGTTCCCAGTTGTGGGCAAGCGCGGTCGCCCCCCGGCTCGGCCCCCGTTTCCGGGTCCTCGGCTCCGAGGCCGGCTACCTGAAGTACGGCCTGGACGTCCAGGAGGACCGCCTGCGTGCCGGTCTGACCCCCGACTCCCCCGGCTTCGGGGAAGACCCCCGGGAACGGTGGGGCACCCTGGGCACCGACGACGCGCACCGGCCCGTCCGCACCGAACCCGGCGACTACCTCGCCTTCTACGCCGCGGTGGCGGCGGCTCTGCGGGACGGCACCCCGCCCCCGGTGGACCCGGAAGAGGTGGTGGAGGCACTCACCGTCCTGGAGGCCGCCCGCCGGTCGGCCGCCGAGCACCAGGTGGTCGCTCTCTGA
- a CDS encoding tetratricopeptide repeat protein: protein MSGPSNVPDHRSPRPARRSVSLAAPAAAGIAAAVASILATSLDVWDLPTGAKIGVTVLAALLVGLLTWATAGTRTEKPAVGDSPSWRPPDQWPPVAAHFTGRTESLAELRQVFAGRRRSRDADEEASPLVVSVYGRGGVGKSMIIARFGHEIADRFPDGRLYADLRGTVEAPVQPEEVLIGFLRALGVRLTTDPGGLTELRKLWLTWTKGRRILIGLDNAQNGDQVKDLIPAEPGCTVMITSRQPLYLLNAYDKRLSVFSEAQGVELLARLAGDDRVASDLESAQEIVRMCDHLPLAISICGGRLATREKWTLRELADRLRDERRRLDQLELARRLDKSVRASLQLSYDDCTGLQRRLLRLLGLLTAPDVPGWVAGELLATSELEGADQLEALIDAQLAECSGVDFSGVMRYRLHDLVRIFARELSVSGDDDGRRRAAIERVLSGYRRRAETAAMARWPQDWGRSGRNTDPVSTTQAQASAADWLNAERLSLVAAVNQARSLEMWELAWGLGRAFSSLCHSLRAYWSDWHAVAEIGCQAAAHLDDPRILGIALLDRAAVTGGQGSHQAARADAERALEIFTDLGEAWWAARAMRSIGMSLFSDGSLDRGQGYLIGAITAFKGEDDRWWSARTQRNLAELRLAQRRPEEAKELLEDALEVFKHDRNRYSEAQTLRAYGEVLGANARALRNRGETRAAEHDFVRAGFSLERAAEAFRLRGELWEEARCLRAAGEVGNPADGLRELAYVRRATEMLTALGDSWGVARAELSAGRAHSRLGRPHEAQEWLQRAVHAFEDLGDRWWMARSLRYLGEAHLEAGDREAAVPPLRQAQDIYRGLGNQAGMGRTLELLRRAGE, encoded by the coding sequence ATGTCCGGGCCGTCGAACGTGCCTGATCACCGCAGTCCGCGACCGGCAAGGCGGTCGGTCTCGCTGGCGGCGCCCGCCGCCGCCGGAATCGCCGCCGCGGTGGCCAGCATCCTGGCCACCTCGCTGGACGTCTGGGACCTGCCCACCGGGGCCAAGATCGGGGTGACCGTGCTCGCCGCCCTCCTGGTCGGCCTGCTCACCTGGGCGACCGCCGGCACCCGGACGGAGAAGCCCGCCGTCGGCGACAGCCCGTCCTGGCGTCCGCCCGACCAGTGGCCCCCGGTCGCCGCGCACTTCACCGGGCGGACCGAGTCGCTGGCCGAGCTGCGCCAGGTGTTCGCCGGCCGCAGGCGGTCGCGCGACGCCGATGAGGAGGCCTCGCCCCTGGTCGTCTCGGTGTACGGCAGAGGCGGCGTGGGCAAGTCCATGATCATTGCCAGGTTCGGGCACGAGATCGCCGACCGGTTCCCCGACGGCCGCCTCTACGCCGACCTGCGGGGCACGGTGGAGGCACCCGTCCAGCCTGAGGAGGTGCTGATCGGTTTCCTGCGTGCGCTGGGGGTGCGGCTGACCACCGACCCCGGCGGCCTCACCGAGCTGCGCAAGCTCTGGCTGACCTGGACCAAGGGCAGGCGCATCCTCATCGGCCTGGACAACGCCCAGAACGGGGACCAGGTCAAGGATCTGATCCCGGCCGAGCCGGGCTGCACGGTCATGATCACTTCACGGCAGCCCTTGTACCTGCTCAACGCCTACGACAAGCGGCTCTCGGTCTTCAGCGAGGCGCAGGGGGTGGAGCTGCTCGCCCGGTTGGCGGGGGACGACCGGGTGGCAAGCGACCTGGAGTCGGCGCAGGAGATCGTCCGTATGTGCGACCACCTGCCGCTGGCCATCAGCATCTGCGGAGGGCGCCTGGCGACCCGGGAGAAGTGGACCCTGCGCGAGCTCGCCGACCGGCTGAGGGACGAGCGCCGCCGCCTGGACCAGCTCGAACTCGCCCGCCGCCTGGACAAGAGCGTGCGCGCCTCGCTCCAGCTCAGCTACGACGACTGCACCGGCCTCCAGCGCCGGCTGCTGCGCCTGCTCGGCCTGCTCACCGCCCCCGACGTGCCGGGCTGGGTGGCGGGGGAACTGCTGGCCACCTCCGAGCTGGAGGGTGCCGACCAGTTGGAGGCGCTGATCGACGCCCAGCTCGCCGAGTGCTCGGGCGTCGACTTCTCCGGGGTCATGCGCTACCGGCTGCACGACCTGGTCCGGATCTTCGCCCGTGAGCTGTCCGTCTCCGGCGACGACGACGGCCGCCGCCGGGCGGCCATCGAGCGGGTGCTGTCCGGATACCGTCGCCGCGCCGAGACCGCGGCGATGGCCCGCTGGCCGCAGGACTGGGGCCGTAGCGGCAGGAACACCGATCCGGTGTCGACGACACAGGCTCAGGCGTCGGCGGCCGACTGGCTCAACGCCGAGCGGCTGAGTCTGGTCGCCGCCGTCAACCAGGCCCGGAGCCTGGAGATGTGGGAGCTGGCCTGGGGGCTGGGCCGGGCCTTCAGCTCACTCTGCCACTCGCTGCGCGCCTACTGGTCCGACTGGCACGCGGTCGCCGAGATCGGCTGCCAGGCCGCGGCCCACCTGGACGACCCGAGAATTCTGGGTATCGCCCTGCTGGACCGGGCCGCCGTGACCGGTGGGCAGGGCAGCCACCAGGCCGCCAGAGCGGATGCCGAGCGTGCACTGGAGATCTTCACCGACCTCGGAGAGGCGTGGTGGGCCGCACGGGCGATGCGCTCGATCGGCATGAGCCTGTTCAGCGACGGCAGCCTCGACAGGGGGCAGGGCTACCTGATCGGGGCGATCACCGCCTTCAAGGGGGAGGACGACCGCTGGTGGTCGGCCAGGACCCAGCGCAACCTGGCCGAGCTCCGGCTCGCCCAGCGCAGACCCGAGGAGGCGAAGGAACTGCTGGAGGACGCCCTGGAGGTCTTCAAGCACGACCGCAACCGCTACTCCGAGGCGCAGACCCTGCGCGCCTACGGCGAGGTGCTGGGGGCGAACGCGCGGGCGCTGCGGAACCGGGGGGAGACCAGGGCGGCCGAGCATGACTTCGTCCGGGCCGGGTTCAGCCTGGAAAGGGCGGCGGAGGCGTTCCGGCTCAGGGGCGAGCTCTGGGAGGAGGCCAGGTGCCTGCGCGCGGCCGGTGAGGTCGGCAACCCGGCGGACGGCCTGCGCGAGCTGGCCTACGTACGGCGGGCCACGGAGATGCTGACCGCGCTCGGTGATTCCTGGGGGGTGGCCAGGGCCGAGCTGTCGGCGGGCCGTGCCCACAGCCGGCTGGGCCGTCCCCATGAGGCGCAGGAGTGGCTCCAGCGGGCCGTGCACGCTTTCGAGGACCTGGGCGACCGCTGGTGGATGGCCAGGAGCCTGCGCTACCTCGGTGAGGCGCATCTGGAGGCGGGCGACCGCGAGGCGGCGGTCCCCCCGCTCCGACAGGCCCAGGACATCTACCGAGGCCTGGGCAATCAGGCGGGGATGGGCCGCACCCTCGAACTGCTGCGCCGCGCGGGAGAGTGA
- a CDS encoding proteasome assembly chaperone family protein, giving the protein MFDPTDLYRLSGDVPELTDPVLLYHFDGFVDAGGAGRLAIGHLLGELEHRVVATFDVDRLIDYRSRRPIMTFDTDRWTDMESLEIVLRLVHDGTGTPFLLLSGPEPDREWELFSAALEALVTRLNVGKLVTVHGIPMAVPHTRPLGVTGHASRSELITGQTSDFGKVQVPGSVAALIEFRIGAKGHDALGYAVHVPHYLAQAEYPAAAVTALEAVTTSTGLVFPLEGLREAAGRTDIEIAEQIEASDELSTAITGLEQQYDAFATGSQRTSLMAEPAEMPTGDELAAQFEAFLAERDEQRGD; this is encoded by the coding sequence GTGTTCGACCCGACGGATCTCTACCGGCTCAGCGGAGACGTCCCTGAGCTGACCGATCCGGTGCTGCTCTACCACTTCGACGGGTTCGTGGACGCGGGCGGTGCCGGACGGCTCGCCATCGGCCACCTGCTCGGCGAGCTGGAGCACCGGGTCGTCGCGACCTTTGACGTGGACCGCCTGATCGACTACCGGTCCCGGCGGCCGATCATGACCTTCGACACCGACCGGTGGACCGACATGGAGAGCCTGGAGATCGTCCTCCGACTCGTCCATGACGGCACGGGCACGCCGTTCCTGCTGCTCAGCGGCCCCGAACCGGACCGAGAGTGGGAGCTGTTCAGCGCCGCCCTCGAAGCGCTCGTCACCCGGCTGAACGTGGGCAAACTGGTGACCGTCCACGGCATCCCGATGGCCGTCCCGCACACCCGCCCGCTGGGCGTCACCGGTCACGCGAGCCGCTCCGAGCTCATCACCGGCCAGACCAGCGACTTCGGCAAGGTCCAGGTGCCCGGCAGCGTGGCCGCGCTGATCGAGTTCCGGATCGGCGCCAAGGGTCATGACGCCCTCGGCTACGCCGTCCACGTCCCGCACTACCTCGCCCAGGCGGAGTATCCCGCGGCCGCGGTGACCGCCCTGGAGGCGGTCACCACGAGCACCGGCCTGGTGTTCCCGCTGGAGGGCCTGCGCGAGGCCGCCGGCCGGACCGACATCGAGATCGCCGAGCAGATCGAGGCCTCCGACGAGCTGTCCACCGCGATCACCGGGCTTGAGCAGCAGTACGACGCGTTCGCCACCGGCTCCCAGCGCACGAGCCTGATGGCGGAGCCCGCCGAGATGCCCACCGGCGACGAGCTCGCCGCCCAGTTCGAGGCCTTCCTCGCCGAGCGCGACGAGCAACGCGGTGACTGA
- a CDS encoding MFS transporter codes for MTVIETSPGGTGTRWRAHAAVLAFGAFAVGTDAFVIAGMLPDIAGSLGVSVGAAGQLVTVFSIAYAVLAPILAALTASWSKRTVLVTALVLFAVGNAVTALAPAYWPVLASRVIAAGGAALYTASASATAAALAGEEHRGRAISTVMLGITVSLALGAPLGTAVGAALGWRATMWIVTALALVIVPVVALRLPDLRQDAAAGLRSRLAPLADRRVLTVLATTVVVFTGIYIPYTYISAVYAPAVSGSGNRMAILLLVFGVAGTAGNLIAGYLTDRQGPRRAVLIATLSLTAVFLVLPAFREPFGAAVPAVAVSALFSFMVTAPLQHQIISFAPPGTQSMVTSLYQSALYLAISLSGAVGAVGLNVFGAAWFTPFAAAFVAVAAILTWTAGRRSGALQV; via the coding sequence ATGACGGTCATCGAGACCTCCCCGGGAGGGACCGGTACGCGCTGGCGCGCTCACGCCGCGGTCCTGGCCTTCGGCGCCTTCGCCGTGGGAACGGACGCCTTCGTCATCGCCGGGATGCTCCCCGACATCGCCGGTTCGCTGGGCGTCAGCGTGGGAGCGGCCGGCCAGCTCGTCACCGTGTTCTCGATCGCCTACGCGGTGCTGGCGCCGATTCTCGCCGCGCTGACCGCAAGCTGGTCCAAGCGGACCGTCCTCGTCACGGCGCTGGTGCTCTTCGCGGTGGGCAACGCGGTGACCGCCCTCGCTCCGGCTTACTGGCCGGTGCTGGCCTCTCGCGTCATCGCCGCCGGAGGCGCGGCGCTCTACACGGCCAGCGCGAGTGCGACGGCGGCCGCGCTCGCGGGGGAGGAACACCGCGGGCGGGCCATCTCGACCGTCATGCTGGGGATAACGGTATCGCTGGCCCTGGGTGCCCCGCTGGGCACCGCCGTGGGCGCGGCGTTGGGCTGGCGGGCGACGATGTGGATCGTCACTGCGCTGGCACTGGTGATCGTCCCGGTCGTCGCGCTGCGGCTGCCGGACCTCAGGCAGGACGCCGCCGCGGGGCTGCGCAGCAGGCTGGCGCCGCTCGCCGACCGGCGGGTCCTCACGGTGCTGGCCACCACCGTGGTGGTGTTCACCGGCATCTACATCCCCTACACCTACATCAGCGCCGTCTACGCTCCGGCCGTCTCCGGCAGTGGTAACCGCATGGCAATCCTGCTACTGGTGTTCGGAGTGGCCGGCACCGCCGGGAACCTCATCGCCGGATATCTCACCGACCGGCAGGGGCCGCGACGGGCGGTCCTCATCGCCACGCTGTCGCTCACCGCCGTGTTCCTCGTCCTGCCCGCGTTCCGGGAGCCGTTCGGCGCGGCGGTGCCGGCGGTGGCGGTCAGCGCTCTGTTCTCCTTCATGGTCACCGCCCCGCTGCAGCACCAGATCATCTCTTTCGCACCCCCCGGTACGCAGTCGATGGTCACCTCGCTCTACCAGTCCGCGCTCTACCTGGCGATCTCGCTGTCCGGCGCGGTCGGCGCGGTCGGGCTGAACGTGTTCGGGGCCGCATGGTTCACGCCGTTCGCCGCGGCCTTCGTGGCCGTCGCGGCGATCCTCACCTGGACGGCCGGACGGCGGAGTGGCGCGTTGCAGGTGTAG
- a CDS encoding ArsR/SmtB family transcription factor, translating to MDASEYHWLPQPDLDTIEVGTVLQALADPVRLQIVRALDTAGESTCTALDVPVKVSTVSHHLRSLRECGVVSTRLVGNARPSRLRRDDLERRFPGLLTSILNATPPSPAA from the coding sequence ATGGACGCATCGGAATACCACTGGCTGCCACAGCCCGACCTCGACACCATCGAGGTCGGCACGGTCCTGCAAGCCCTGGCCGACCCCGTACGGCTCCAGATCGTGCGGGCCCTCGACACCGCCGGAGAGTCCACATGCACCGCGCTCGACGTGCCGGTCAAGGTCTCGACGGTCTCCCATCATCTGCGCAGCCTGCGTGAGTGCGGCGTGGTCTCGACCCGACTGGTCGGCAACGCCCGCCCCAGCCGGCTGCGCCGCGACGATCTCGAACGCCGCTTCCCGGGCCTGCTCACCTCGATCCTGAACGCCACACCGCCGTCGCCGGCCGCGTGA
- a CDS encoding DUF4282 domain-containing protein, protein MTNPYDNQNPQPEYGQYGQPGQPGQYGQGPYTQPSYPQQANQPGPAVKGFLARLFDLSFDHYVTTSIVKIIFVILVVLQGIWALLFLAFAFDLNPGFGIISLVVAPIAWFLAVLLTRVGLESLVVVFKIKEDLGAIRNRGGF, encoded by the coding sequence ATGACCAACCCGTATGACAACCAGAATCCGCAACCGGAATACGGCCAGTACGGCCAGCCCGGCCAGCCCGGCCAGTACGGCCAGGGACCGTACACCCAGCCCTCCTACCCGCAGCAGGCGAACCAGCCCGGCCCCGCGGTGAAGGGGTTCCTCGCCCGCCTTTTCGACCTCAGCTTCGACCACTACGTGACGACGAGCATCGTAAAGATCATTTTCGTCATCCTCGTGGTGCTTCAGGGGATCTGGGCGCTCCTGTTCCTGGCCTTCGCCTTCGACCTGAACCCGGGGTTCGGCATTATCTCGCTCGTCGTCGCGCCGATCGCCTGGTTCCTCGCCGTGCTGCTCACCCGCGTGGGGCTGGAGTCGCTGGTGGTCGTTTTCAAGATCAAGGAAGATCTGGGAGCGATCCGCAACCGTGGCGGATTCTGA